The following are encoded in a window of Clostridium thermarum genomic DNA:
- the def gene encoding peptide deformylase, whose product MALRNIRTDHDEILRKKSKVVDEVNDRIKVLVKDMIETMYAAEGVGLAAPQVGILKRVAVVDVGEGVHVFINPEILEKEGACVGLEGCLSLPGRQGEVERPTRVKVKALNENGEEFILEAKDFFARAICHEIDHLDGILFIDKLVKSEGN is encoded by the coding sequence ATGGCATTAAGAAATATTAGAACCGACCATGATGAAATACTAAGAAAGAAAAGTAAGGTTGTTGATGAAGTCAATGACAGGATAAAAGTACTGGTTAAAGATATGATAGAGACAATGTACGCTGCAGAGGGGGTTGGTCTGGCTGCACCTCAGGTTGGAATCTTAAAAAGAGTTGCCGTTGTGGATGTAGGGGAAGGAGTTCATGTTTTCATAAACCCTGAAATCCTTGAGAAAGAGGGAGCGTGTGTAGGCTTAGAAGGCTGCCTCAGCCTTCCAGGAAGACAAGGAGAGGTCGAGAGACCTACCAGAGTAAAGGTTAAGGCACTCAATGAAAACGGTGAGGAATTTATCTTGGAGGCAAAGGACTTTTTTGCCAGGGCTATATGCCATGAAATAGATCACTTGGATGGAATACTTTTTATAGATAAATTAGTAAAGAGTGAGGGAAATTAA
- the rpmB gene encoding 50S ribosomal protein L28 gives MSRKCEVCDKGVVFGVQYSHSHRQSKRTWTPNIRRVKAIVNGTPKTVHVCTRCLRSGKVQRAV, from the coding sequence ATGTCAAGAAAATGTGAAGTTTGCGATAAAGGTGTTGTCTTCGGTGTTCAATATAGTCATTCACACCGTCAATCAAAGAGAACATGGACTCCAAATATAAGAAGAGTTAAGGCTATAGTAAATGGAACCCCAAAAACTGTACACGTTTGTACAAGATGCTTACGTTCTGGTAAGGTTCAACGTGCGGTGTAA
- a CDS encoding Stp1/IreP family PP2C-type Ser/Thr phosphatase, which yields MLGALTDVGNVRQINEDYYSFYEDESVRIYLVADGMGGHNAGEIASALAAEKVIEYVIEHKNEEKPKDLLRNSVLYANKVIYERALENNNLKGMGTTITAYLCNGEGGIVANVGDSSCYIIKAGGILKVTKDHSLVQQLIDEGSITEQEAKLHPNKNIITRALGTGIDVDIDIFDISIKDLHKIILCTDGLTNEVLPEEIYEYIKKYSNNVEACRELINIAKERGGRDNITVMVIEGGV from the coding sequence ATGCTGGGGGCCTTAACAGATGTGGGGAATGTCAGACAAATCAATGAGGATTATTATTCCTTCTATGAGGATGAAAGTGTTAGAATATATCTTGTGGCTGATGGAATGGGGGGCCACAATGCCGGTGAAATTGCCAGCGCACTGGCAGCAGAAAAGGTTATTGAATATGTTATTGAGCATAAAAACGAGGAGAAACCTAAGGACCTGCTGAGAAATTCTGTGCTTTATGCCAATAAGGTCATCTACGAAAGAGCTTTGGAAAATAATAATCTAAAAGGAATGGGGACAACTATTACAGCCTATCTGTGTAATGGAGAAGGTGGAATTGTAGCCAATGTTGGTGATTCAAGCTGCTATATTATTAAAGCCGGGGGAATATTAAAGGTTACCAAAGATCACTCTCTTGTTCAGCAATTGATAGACGAAGGTAGTATAACAGAGCAGGAGGCAAAGCTGCATCCAAACAAAAATATCATAACTCGAGCATTGGGAACTGGTATTGATGTTGACATAGATATCTTTGATATAAGTATAAAAGATTTACATAAAATTATCCTGTGTACAGATGGCCTAACTAATGAAGTTCTGCCGGAGGAAATCTATGAATATATCAAAAAGTATAGTAATAATGTGGAGGCTTGCCGAGAGCTGATAAATATTGCTAAAGAAAGAGGCGGCAGAGATAATATAACAGTGATGGTTATTGAAGGGGGAGTGTAA
- a CDS encoding thiamine diphosphokinase produces the protein MKALLISGGSPPSKELIEKEVQMSDYIIGIDKGLECLNKYNIEPDILVGDFDSVDRTIFERMAALKKEMIRFPAEKDYTDTQLAVSKVLELKADEVTILGATGSRLDHTLANVGLLYKCLKSDIKATIKDDNNLLFMADRDVELVNEGYRFFSLIAYGGTVKGLNIRGAKYELCNHNLMPEDNIAISNEFIGLNVQLSFKEGTLLIIFSRD, from the coding sequence ATGAAAGCTTTACTTATCTCAGGAGGAAGTCCTCCTTCAAAAGAACTTATAGAAAAAGAAGTTCAGATGTCAGATTATATCATTGGAATTGATAAAGGTTTGGAGTGCTTGAATAAATATAATATAGAGCCTGATATTTTAGTTGGAGATTTTGATTCCGTAGATAGGACAATATTTGAAAGGATGGCCGCGCTAAAGAAGGAAATGATTAGATTTCCTGCGGAAAAGGATTATACGGACACTCAGCTTGCAGTCAGCAAGGTTTTGGAATTAAAGGCTGATGAAGTAACCATACTAGGGGCCACTGGCAGCAGGTTAGATCATACCTTGGCCAATGTAGGCTTACTTTATAAATGCTTAAAAAGTGACATAAAGGCCACTATAAAGGACGACAATAATCTTTTATTCATGGCTGACAGGGATGTTGAGCTTGTAAACGAAGGATACAGGTTCTTTTCCCTTATTGCTTATGGTGGAACTGTAAAGGGGCTTAATATACGTGGAGCCAAATATGAGCTATGTAATCATAATCTGATGCCGGAGGATAATATTGCCATATCTAATGAGTTTATTGGCCTTAATGTTCAGCTATCCTTTAAAGAGGGCACCTTATTAATTATTTTCAGCAGAGACTAA
- a CDS encoding Asp23/Gls24 family envelope stress response protein, which produces MMISITNETGLVSYSEEVIANIVGLSTMECYGVVGMASKNATDGLWELIKGGNLHKGVKIHYKNNELSVELYVVVEYGTKISVIANNIIQKIKYNVESFLGIKVSTITVNVQGVRV; this is translated from the coding sequence ATTATGATAAGTATAACTAACGAAACTGGTCTGGTAAGTTATTCCGAAGAAGTAATTGCTAATATAGTTGGTCTATCTACAATGGAATGCTACGGTGTAGTTGGCATGGCCTCAAAAAATGCTACTGATGGCCTTTGGGAACTTATTAAAGGTGGAAACCTGCACAAAGGAGTTAAAATACACTATAAAAATAATGAATTGTCTGTTGAATTATACGTAGTAGTTGAGTACGGTACTAAAATTTCTGTAATTGCCAATAATATTATTCAGAAAATAAAGTATAATGTTGAAAGCTTCTTGGGAATTAAAGTATCTACTATTACAGTGAATGTACAAGGTGTAAGAGTCTAA
- the pknB gene encoding Stk1 family PASTA domain-containing Ser/Thr kinase, protein MIGTILNNRYELLEKIGEGGMAEVYKAKCHKLNRYDAVKILKRDYANDPAVVDKFKIEATAVANLSDNNIINIFDVGSQGDINYIVMEYVKGKTLKQIIKENVRLSYERAIDIAIQIAKALDCAHRNNIIHRDVKPQNIMVTDEGVVKVTDFGIAKASSNVTITNSNKVIGSAHYFSPEQARGNFVDARTDIYSLGIVLYEMVSGKLPFDAESPVTIALKHLQDDAIPPKHLNSSIPESLNALIMKCIQKDPNNRYQTVRELLMDLLRIQKDLNYEIIPSSVEKDHTRIMEPVNIPHADEEFDDEPKVNITTKKILLFALAGILVVALGALSAWAVFGGTNKTPNTNKPDRTSEEVLVPNVIGKTEAEAKAEIEALGLEFEVRDDDYDDEIPAGSVIKTFPAAGEKAPNNVVGVRLSKGPRKNTVPSVLDYDVEQAKIILQNLNFELVISDKQYNDTVPKNFIISQTPTADTEAEKGTKVQVVVSLGPEVVFSTVPDLKGKTVKEAEALLTTAKLKLGNKTEVPTKDQTLADKIAEQNIAANTKVEEGAVIDIKYYVLEEDKTVIVPNLMGKTIEEAETILAQFKLKMGAQEAVPTDIDEDNGKIFEWSPAGGTSVEEGTAINIKYYEKQEE, encoded by the coding sequence ATGATTGGAACCATATTAAATAACAGATATGAATTGCTTGAAAAGATAGGTGAAGGCGGGATGGCTGAGGTATATAAAGCAAAGTGCCATAAGCTAAACCGTTATGATGCAGTAAAGATACTAAAAAGAGATTATGCCAATGATCCTGCCGTCGTTGATAAATTCAAAATCGAGGCAACAGCTGTTGCTAATTTATCAGATAATAATATCATAAACATCTTTGATGTAGGCAGCCAAGGAGATATAAATTATATTGTTATGGAATATGTAAAGGGAAAGACTCTTAAACAAATTATAAAGGAAAATGTAAGATTGAGTTACGAAAGAGCCATAGACATAGCCATTCAAATTGCAAAGGCTCTGGATTGTGCTCACAGGAATAATATAATACATAGGGATGTTAAGCCGCAGAATATAATGGTTACAGATGAGGGCGTAGTTAAAGTAACAGATTTTGGCATAGCTAAAGCCAGCAGTAATGTTACTATAACAAACTCAAATAAGGTTATAGGATCTGCTCACTATTTTTCACCGGAGCAGGCAAGAGGAAATTTTGTTGATGCCAGGACAGATATATATTCGCTGGGAATAGTACTCTATGAAATGGTAAGCGGAAAACTTCCATTTGATGCAGAAAGCCCGGTTACTATAGCCTTAAAACACCTTCAAGATGATGCTATACCGCCAAAGCATCTTAACAGCAGTATACCTGAGAGCTTAAATGCTCTTATTATGAAGTGTATACAAAAGGATCCTAATAACAGGTATCAGACTGTCAGAGAATTACTTATGGACTTACTGCGTATACAGAAGGACTTAAATTATGAGATAATTCCCTCTTCTGTGGAGAAGGATCATACCAGGATAATGGAACCAGTCAATATTCCACATGCTGATGAGGAATTTGATGATGAGCCAAAAGTTAATATAACAACAAAGAAGATATTGTTGTTTGCTTTGGCAGGTATATTGGTAGTTGCCCTCGGAGCTTTGTCTGCTTGGGCTGTATTTGGAGGAACCAATAAAACTCCTAATACAAATAAGCCTGATAGGACCTCAGAAGAGGTACTGGTACCAAACGTAATAGGTAAAACCGAGGCTGAAGCCAAAGCTGAAATTGAAGCATTGGGATTAGAGTTTGAGGTACGTGATGATGACTATGATGATGAGATTCCTGCCGGCAGTGTTATAAAAACCTTCCCTGCTGCAGGTGAAAAGGCTCCAAATAATGTAGTTGGAGTTAGATTAAGTAAAGGTCCTAGAAAGAATACTGTACCATCTGTTTTAGATTATGATGTAGAACAGGCTAAAATTATATTACAAAACCTAAACTTTGAATTGGTTATATCCGATAAGCAATACAATGATACTGTGCCAAAGAACTTTATAATAAGCCAGACGCCCACAGCGGATACAGAAGCTGAAAAGGGAACAAAAGTGCAGGTAGTAGTGAGCTTGGGACCGGAAGTTGTCTTCTCTACCGTTCCGGACTTGAAAGGTAAGACTGTTAAAGAGGCAGAGGCTCTGCTCACAACAGCTAAGTTGAAATTAGGCAATAAAACAGAGGTACCAACAAAGGACCAAACTCTAGCAGACAAAATAGCAGAACAAAATATAGCTGCAAATACCAAGGTTGAAGAAGGGGCAGTAATAGATATTAAGTATTATGTACTAGAAGAAGATAAAACAGTAATTGTTCCAAACTTAATGGGTAAAACTATAGAGGAAGCTGAAACTATCCTGGCTCAATTTAAACTAAAAATGGGCGCTCAAGAAGCTGTTCCCACAGACATTGATGAAGATAACGGTAAGATCTTTGAATGGAGTCCTGCAGGAGGTACCTCTGTAGAAGAAGGAACGGCAATAAATATAAAATACTATGAAAAGCAGGAAGAGTAA
- the rsgA gene encoding ribosome small subunit-dependent GTPase A — MIGTIIKGIGGFYYVKVDDEVVECKARGKFRFNELTPLVGDRVEIAVKNNKGVIEKILPRTSELIRPNVANVTQAFVVFSIKNPDINLDLLNRFLVVCESNNLNIVLFVNKRDLAAGQDLEFIENYFGRIGYKYHFIGAKAGEGLEEVGKYLKNNVTVVCGPSGAGKSTMINRLCGSNVMETGEISEKNNRGKHTTRHSQLIAVEDGFIVDTPGFSSLDITKIKKEELQHCFPEFEEYKYQCKFKGCLHYKEPGCGVKEAVEKGIIVQGRYQSYTTMLEEISKVKLYD, encoded by the coding sequence ATGATAGGAACTATCATTAAAGGTATTGGCGGATTCTATTATGTAAAAGTTGATGATGAAGTTGTAGAATGTAAGGCTAGGGGTAAGTTCAGATTTAATGAACTTACCCCTCTAGTCGGTGATAGAGTTGAAATTGCTGTAAAAAATAATAAAGGAGTTATTGAAAAGATACTACCCAGGACCAGTGAACTCATAAGACCCAATGTGGCTAACGTAACTCAGGCCTTTGTAGTTTTTTCAATAAAAAACCCCGATATTAATTTAGATTTACTGAATAGATTTTTAGTAGTATGTGAAAGCAATAACCTAAATATAGTGTTATTTGTAAATAAGAGGGACTTGGCAGCAGGACAGGACCTGGAATTTATAGAAAATTATTTTGGAAGGATAGGCTATAAATACCACTTTATTGGCGCAAAGGCCGGAGAAGGCCTTGAGGAAGTCGGTAAGTATTTGAAAAACAATGTTACCGTGGTATGTGGACCTTCTGGCGCAGGGAAATCAACTATGATAAATAGACTTTGCGGCAGTAATGTGATGGAAACCGGTGAAATAAGCGAAAAGAACAATAGAGGTAAGCATACCACAAGACATAGTCAGCTTATAGCGGTTGAAGACGGCTTTATTGTTGATACTCCGGGATTTTCTTCCCTTGATATAACTAAAATAAAAAAAGAGGAGCTTCAGCACTGTTTTCCTGAATTTGAAGAATATAAGTACCAATGTAAGTTTAAAGGTTGTTTACATTACAAAGAACCAGGCTGTGGGGTCAAAGAGGCGGTGGAAAAAGGTATTATCGTACAGGGGAGATACCAAAGTTATACCACTATGCTGGAGGAAATTTCTAAAGTCAAATTATACGATTAG
- the rlmN gene encoding 23S rRNA (adenine(2503)-C(2))-methyltransferase RlmN, whose protein sequence is MNNILDLNLEELQQWMEKQGEKKFRAKQVFDWIYNGVFKFEEMRNLSSTVKVKLSEEFYVDIPEVVEAYKSKVDDTVKMLLKYRDGNIIESVVMKYKHGNTICVSSQVGCRMGCKFCASTLNGCVRNLTGGEILSQVIVGGRLIGERISNVVIMGSGEPLDNYDNVLKFFELVNWEHGLNIGQRHITISTCGIVPKIYDLANKKFQVTLAISLHSPWDEERKKIMPIANKYSIVDIIEACKYYINITGRRITFEYALINNINDRNEDAEQLIKLLKGMLCHVNLIPMNEVKESALKKSSTSSIRTFKERLESAGIETTIRRELGADINAACGQLRKSYMDSRNI, encoded by the coding sequence ATGAACAATATCTTAGATTTAAATTTAGAGGAACTTCAACAATGGATGGAAAAACAGGGAGAAAAAAAGTTCAGAGCGAAACAAGTCTTTGATTGGATTTATAATGGAGTCTTTAAATTTGAGGAAATGAGAAATCTTTCTTCCACCGTAAAGGTAAAGTTATCAGAGGAGTTTTATGTAGACATTCCGGAAGTTGTTGAAGCATATAAATCTAAAGTGGACGATACCGTAAAAATGCTTCTAAAATATAGGGATGGCAATATTATTGAATCGGTTGTGATGAAATATAAACATGGGAATACAATCTGCGTATCTTCTCAGGTTGGCTGCAGAATGGGCTGTAAGTTTTGTGCTTCAACCTTAAATGGTTGTGTAAGAAATTTAACCGGTGGAGAAATCTTATCTCAAGTTATTGTGGGAGGAAGATTAATTGGTGAGAGAATCTCCAACGTTGTAATCATGGGTAGCGGTGAGCCACTAGACAACTATGATAATGTTCTCAAGTTTTTTGAACTTGTAAATTGGGAGCACGGTTTAAATATAGGACAACGGCATATAACAATTTCAACCTGTGGTATAGTTCCGAAAATTTATGATCTGGCAAATAAAAAGTTCCAGGTTACTCTGGCAATTTCTCTCCACAGTCCTTGGGATGAGGAAAGAAAGAAAATTATGCCCATAGCAAATAAGTATTCAATTGTTGACATTATTGAAGCTTGTAAATATTATATAAATATAACAGGAAGAAGAATAACCTTTGAATATGCGCTTATAAATAATATCAATGATCGTAATGAAGATGCCGAGCAGTTAATAAAACTTCTTAAGGGTATGCTCTGCCATGTGAATTTAATCCCTATGAATGAAGTAAAGGAAAGTGCTTTAAAGAAGTCCTCTACATCAAGTATACGTACCTTTAAGGAGAGGCTGGAAAGTGCCGGCATTGAAACAACAATACGTAGAGAACTTGGAGCGGATATTAATGCAGCTTGCGGACAATTAAGAAAAAGTTATATGGATAGTAGGAACATATAA
- the fmt gene encoding methionyl-tRNA formyltransferase — MKIVFMGTPEFAVPTLKACIDNFNVAAVLTQPDKPKGRGKKLTYSEVKEEALKHNIDIYQPIKLKNDRETIHILKEIAPDFIVVVAFGQLLPKEVLDIPRYGCINLHASLLPKYRGAAPINWSIINGEEYSGNTTMLMDVGLDTGDILLQSKINITEDMTAGDLHDALKVNGAELMVKTLRGIADGTIMPVKQDDSKSCYASMLNKEMALIDWSKSAKEINNLIRGLNPWPVAYTKYKGESMKIFTSDVLGKNKGEVPGLIVKASKDGLVVAASDNYLAIKELQFPNGKRMSIESFLNGNSIEEGIILE, encoded by the coding sequence ATGAAGATAGTTTTTATGGGAACCCCTGAGTTTGCGGTTCCTACTTTAAAGGCTTGTATAGATAATTTTAATGTTGCAGCGGTGTTAACACAGCCAGATAAGCCAAAGGGACGAGGAAAGAAGTTGACTTACAGTGAGGTTAAGGAGGAAGCGTTAAAACATAATATAGACATATATCAGCCGATAAAACTGAAAAATGATAGAGAAACTATCCATATATTAAAGGAAATAGCACCGGATTTTATTGTAGTAGTGGCCTTTGGCCAATTACTTCCCAAGGAAGTGCTGGATATTCCAAGGTATGGCTGCATCAATTTACATGCTTCACTGCTTCCTAAGTATAGAGGAGCTGCACCTATAAACTGGAGTATAATTAATGGAGAAGAATACTCAGGAAATACCACAATGCTGATGGATGTTGGTTTAGATACAGGAGATATACTGCTGCAAAGTAAAATTAATATTACAGAAGATATGACTGCAGGTGACCTTCATGACGCCTTGAAAGTAAACGGTGCTGAGTTAATGGTGAAAACTCTTCGGGGCATAGCAGATGGGACAATTATGCCGGTAAAGCAGGATGATAGTAAAAGCTGTTATGCTTCAATGTTAAACAAGGAAATGGCCTTGATAGATTGGAGTAAATCTGCAAAAGAAATAAATAACTTGATAAGGGGATTGAATCCTTGGCCGGTTGCTTATACTAAGTATAAAGGTGAGTCTATGAAGATTTTTACTTCAGATGTATTGGGGAAAAATAAGGGAGAAGTTCCTGGACTTATAGTAAAGGCCTCTAAGGATGGCCTAGTGGTAGCAGCTTCGGACAATTACCTTGCTATTAAGGAATTACAGTTCCCAAATGGAAAGAGAATGTCAATTGAAAGCTTTCTTAATGGCAACAGCATAGAAGAAGGTATAATTTTAGAGTAA
- the rsmB gene encoding 16S rRNA (cytosine(967)-C(5))-methyltransferase RsmB, translating into MNVREIAVMALEMVLVDGAYSNIVLRRLLNQYNVEEKDRALITEIVYGTLKYKYKLDVILSGLVKSPLKKLDNRVLNILRMSLYQFIYLDKVPEYAIVNEAVNLAKKTSIGASKFVNGVLRGYLRNKERNYNPESGTISELAYKYSFEKWMVKLFVKQYGEERAKQILAGLNSTPSVTVRINSMRFDYDEVWDELTKLNYNIEEGAVCPEAIKILKGSNIENNPLFKEGYFTVQDESAMMATLALAVMEHNFVMDMCAAPGGKSTHIGELLRGTGRVEAFDLYDHKIKLIMDNAKRLHIENISAKVMDASVYNEEFDESYHRVLVDVPCSGIGIIRKKPEIKWTKTMKEIEGLYSMQDKILNNASRYVKKGGILVYSTCTLNRAENEERIYSFLEKNNDFTLETLNFGQRTNFIYSADGMLTILPDKDMDGFFIAKLKKKL; encoded by the coding sequence ATGAACGTTAGAGAAATTGCTGTAATGGCTTTAGAAATGGTGCTGGTGGATGGAGCTTATTCAAATATAGTGCTCAGAAGGCTTCTGAATCAATACAATGTAGAAGAAAAGGACCGGGCCTTGATAACAGAAATTGTATATGGGACTCTAAAATACAAGTATAAATTGGATGTAATATTATCCGGCCTAGTTAAAAGTCCCTTAAAAAAATTGGATAATAGGGTGCTGAATATACTGAGAATGTCCTTGTACCAATTCATTTATCTGGATAAGGTACCGGAGTACGCCATTGTGAATGAGGCTGTAAACTTAGCAAAAAAGACTTCTATTGGTGCCAGTAAGTTTGTCAACGGAGTGTTGAGAGGGTATCTAAGAAATAAAGAGAGAAACTATAACCCTGAAAGTGGAACAATTAGTGAATTAGCTTATAAGTATTCCTTCGAAAAGTGGATGGTGAAGCTCTTTGTTAAACAATATGGAGAGGAAAGGGCAAAGCAGATACTAGCCGGTTTAAATTCTACGCCCAGTGTTACAGTAAGAATTAACAGTATGCGTTTTGATTATGATGAAGTTTGGGATGAATTGACTAAACTGAACTACAATATAGAAGAAGGAGCAGTATGCCCTGAGGCTATAAAGATTTTAAAAGGCAGCAATATAGAAAATAATCCTTTGTTCAAGGAAGGTTACTTCACAGTTCAGGATGAGAGTGCTATGATGGCTACCCTGGCCTTAGCTGTAATGGAGCACAACTTCGTTATGGATATGTGTGCTGCTCCTGGGGGCAAAAGTACACATATTGGAGAACTGCTCAGAGGTACCGGCAGGGTTGAGGCCTTTGATTTATACGACCACAAGATTAAACTGATAATGGATAATGCAAAAAGATTACATATTGAAAATATTTCAGCCAAGGTTATGGATGCATCAGTTTATAATGAAGAGTTTGATGAGTCCTATCACAGAGTTTTGGTTGATGTCCCCTGCTCCGGTATAGGTATAATACGGAAAAAGCCGGAAATAAAATGGACTAAAACCATGAAGGAAATAGAAGGTTTGTATTCTATGCAGGATAAGATCCTAAATAATGCATCCAGATATGTAAAAAAAGGCGGAATACTGGTGTATTCAACTTGTACCTTAAACAGAGCCGAAAATGAGGAACGAATATATTCCTTCCTAGAGAAAAATAATGATTTTACTCTTGAGACTTTGAATTTTGGTCAAAGAACTAATTTTATATATAGCGCTGACGGTATGTTGACAATATTACCGGATAAGGATATGGATGGCTTTTTTATAGCAAAATTAAAGAAGAAGTTATAG
- the spoVM gene encoding stage V sporulation protein SpoVM, translating to MKIIAIKLPKFLSSIIKIFIRK from the coding sequence ATGAAAATAATCGCTATTAAACTACCTAAATTTCTTTCCTCAATAATAAAAATTTTTATAAGAAAGTGA